In the genome of Notamacropus eugenii isolate mMacEug1 chromosome 5, mMacEug1.pri_v2, whole genome shotgun sequence, one region contains:
- the NXPE3 gene encoding NXPE family member 3 isoform X1 encodes MWTAFSIMSLLELSWSCLRRPKSVIVNHCTVLLLLCTVFSWFSSLLFASVHHLNHESVLATVIDSSGQDISPQATGLGRKPYCGYEHQTLSKRERLEEDSLLAALQSHEPYADLVPFVKSTNPSSSYFVILNSGAFFKVGSQLEVLVQVQDFQGRPKKYGGDYLQARIHSPKLQAGAVGRVVDYQNGFYKVFFTLLWPGNVTVSIVLVHPSEAVQVLQHLQEVRPDRVYFKSLFRSGRISETTICNVCLPGNLPVCNFTDLYTGEPWFCFQPKKLPCSSRINHYKGGYLKGLLTTAESAFFQSDVNIKMPIHSSGLDWVTVIPLGVKEANDPEPSQSMENFPSGYYYKNQWRPRKFKMHQFNEPDNITECLQGKMIYLFGDSTIRQWFDYLITFVPDLVEFNLGSPKNVGPYLAVDLKHNILLQYRCHGPPIRFSTVLSNELHYVANELNRIVGGRSTVVAIAIWSHFSTFPLEVYIRRLRNIRQAIVRLLDRSPKTVVVIRTANVQELGPEVSLFNSDWFSFQLDTILRKMFSGVGVYLVDAWEMTLAHYLPHKLHPDVVIVKNQLDMFLSFVCPAKT; translated from the exons CATTTGAATCATGAAAGTGTTTTAGCTACCGTCATTGATAGCAGTGGGCAGGATATTTCCCCTCAAGCAACAGGACTTGGCAGAAAGCCCTACTGCGGTTATGAACATCAAACCCTGTCTAAGAGGGAGCGTTTGGAAGAGGATTCTTTGTTGGCAGCCTTGCAGAGCCATGAGCCATATGCAGATTTGGTCCCGTTCGTGAAGAGCACTAACCCCTCCTCTAGCTATTTTGTGATATTGAACTCTGGAGCTTTCTTCAAGGTGGGGAGCCAGCTTGAGGTGCTGGTTCAAGTACAGGATTTTCAAGGGAGGCCCAAAAAGTATGGTGGAGACTACTTACAGGCCAGAATCCACTCCCCCAAATTACAAGCTGGTGCAGTGGGGAGAGTTGTAGACTACCAAAATGGATTCTACAAagttttttttactttgctttggCCAGGCAATGTGACTGTATCTATAGTTCTGGTTCACCCCAGTGAAGCAGTCCAGGTCCTTCAGCATCTACAAGAGGTGAGACCAGATAGAGTCTATTTTAAAAGTCTCTTCCGGTCAGGGAGGATTTCAGAGACCACCATATGTAATGTATGTCTACCAGGAAACCTTCCTGTGTGTAACTTCACGGATCTCTACACGGGAGAGCCCTGGTTTTGTTTCCAACCAAAAAAACTCCCTTGTAGCAGCAGAATCAACCATTACAAAGGAGGGTACCTCAAGGGTCTTCTAACTACCGCAGAGAGTGCCTTCTTCCAAAG tGATGTCAATATCAAAATGCCAATACACTCCAGTGGACTTGATTGGGTGACTGTGATTCCTCTAGGAGTAAAAG aAGCAAATGACCCTGAACCCTCTCAAAGTATGGAAAACTTCCCTTCTGGTTATTATTACAAAAACCAGTGGAGGCCTAGAAAGTTCAAGATGCACCAGTTTAATGAACCTGACAACATTACAGAATGTTTACAAGGAAAAATGATCTATTTATTTGGTGACTCTACCATAAGGCAGTGGTTTGACTATCTGATCACATTTGTTCCAG ATTTGGTGGAGTTTAACCTGGGCAGTCCTAAAAATGTGGGCCCCTACCTCGCAGTGGATTTGAAACACAACATTTTGCTACAGTACCGCTGTCATGGGCCTCCCATCCGATTCTCTACTGTCTTAAGCAACGAGCTACACTATGTGGCCAACGAGCTGAACAGGATTGTGGGAGGGAGGAGCACCGTGGTGGCCATAGCCATATGGTCTCACTTCAGCACTTTTCCCTTAGAAGTTTACATCCGGCGGCTGAGGAACATTCGCCAGGCAATTGTCCGACTCCTAGACCGGAGCCCAAAAACTGTGGTAGTTATTCGAACAGCCAATGTCCAGGAACTGGGACCTGAGGTTAGCCTTTTCAACAGTGACTGGTTCTCCTTTCAGCTTGACACCATTCTAAGGAAGATGTTCTCAGGAGTAGGTGTGTACTTAGTGGATGCCTGGGAAATGACACTTGCCCACTACCTGCCACACAAGCTACATCCAGATGTAGTAATTGTCAAGAACCAGCTTgacatgtttttgtcttttgtgtgTCCAGCGAAGACTTAG
- the NXPE3 gene encoding NXPE family member 3 isoform X2 produces MWTNFCKPWFFCCLLAALTIVLLVLNVNQLEHLNHESVLATVIDSSGQDISPQATGLGRKPYCGYEHQTLSKRERLEEDSLLAALQSHEPYADLVPFVKSTNPSSSYFVILNSGAFFKVGSQLEVLVQVQDFQGRPKKYGGDYLQARIHSPKLQAGAVGRVVDYQNGFYKVFFTLLWPGNVTVSIVLVHPSEAVQVLQHLQEVRPDRVYFKSLFRSGRISETTICNVCLPGNLPVCNFTDLYTGEPWFCFQPKKLPCSSRINHYKGGYLKGLLTTAESAFFQSDVNIKMPIHSSGLDWVTVIPLGVKEANDPEPSQSMENFPSGYYYKNQWRPRKFKMHQFNEPDNITECLQGKMIYLFGDSTIRQWFDYLITFVPDLVEFNLGSPKNVGPYLAVDLKHNILLQYRCHGPPIRFSTVLSNELHYVANELNRIVGGRSTVVAIAIWSHFSTFPLEVYIRRLRNIRQAIVRLLDRSPKTVVVIRTANVQELGPEVSLFNSDWFSFQLDTILRKMFSGVGVYLVDAWEMTLAHYLPHKLHPDVVIVKNQLDMFLSFVCPAKT; encoded by the exons CATTTGAATCATGAAAGTGTTTTAGCTACCGTCATTGATAGCAGTGGGCAGGATATTTCCCCTCAAGCAACAGGACTTGGCAGAAAGCCCTACTGCGGTTATGAACATCAAACCCTGTCTAAGAGGGAGCGTTTGGAAGAGGATTCTTTGTTGGCAGCCTTGCAGAGCCATGAGCCATATGCAGATTTGGTCCCGTTCGTGAAGAGCACTAACCCCTCCTCTAGCTATTTTGTGATATTGAACTCTGGAGCTTTCTTCAAGGTGGGGAGCCAGCTTGAGGTGCTGGTTCAAGTACAGGATTTTCAAGGGAGGCCCAAAAAGTATGGTGGAGACTACTTACAGGCCAGAATCCACTCCCCCAAATTACAAGCTGGTGCAGTGGGGAGAGTTGTAGACTACCAAAATGGATTCTACAAagttttttttactttgctttggCCAGGCAATGTGACTGTATCTATAGTTCTGGTTCACCCCAGTGAAGCAGTCCAGGTCCTTCAGCATCTACAAGAGGTGAGACCAGATAGAGTCTATTTTAAAAGTCTCTTCCGGTCAGGGAGGATTTCAGAGACCACCATATGTAATGTATGTCTACCAGGAAACCTTCCTGTGTGTAACTTCACGGATCTCTACACGGGAGAGCCCTGGTTTTGTTTCCAACCAAAAAAACTCCCTTGTAGCAGCAGAATCAACCATTACAAAGGAGGGTACCTCAAGGGTCTTCTAACTACCGCAGAGAGTGCCTTCTTCCAAAG tGATGTCAATATCAAAATGCCAATACACTCCAGTGGACTTGATTGGGTGACTGTGATTCCTCTAGGAGTAAAAG aAGCAAATGACCCTGAACCCTCTCAAAGTATGGAAAACTTCCCTTCTGGTTATTATTACAAAAACCAGTGGAGGCCTAGAAAGTTCAAGATGCACCAGTTTAATGAACCTGACAACATTACAGAATGTTTACAAGGAAAAATGATCTATTTATTTGGTGACTCTACCATAAGGCAGTGGTTTGACTATCTGATCACATTTGTTCCAG ATTTGGTGGAGTTTAACCTGGGCAGTCCTAAAAATGTGGGCCCCTACCTCGCAGTGGATTTGAAACACAACATTTTGCTACAGTACCGCTGTCATGGGCCTCCCATCCGATTCTCTACTGTCTTAAGCAACGAGCTACACTATGTGGCCAACGAGCTGAACAGGATTGTGGGAGGGAGGAGCACCGTGGTGGCCATAGCCATATGGTCTCACTTCAGCACTTTTCCCTTAGAAGTTTACATCCGGCGGCTGAGGAACATTCGCCAGGCAATTGTCCGACTCCTAGACCGGAGCCCAAAAACTGTGGTAGTTATTCGAACAGCCAATGTCCAGGAACTGGGACCTGAGGTTAGCCTTTTCAACAGTGACTGGTTCTCCTTTCAGCTTGACACCATTCTAAGGAAGATGTTCTCAGGAGTAGGTGTGTACTTAGTGGATGCCTGGGAAATGACACTTGCCCACTACCTGCCACACAAGCTACATCCAGATGTAGTAATTGTCAAGAACCAGCTTgacatgtttttgtcttttgtgtgTCCAGCGAAGACTTAG